A part of Pseudobdellovibrionaceae bacterium genomic DNA contains:
- the typA gene encoding translational GTPase TypA, with amino-acid sequence MEIRNIAIIAHVDHGKTTLVDHLLKQSGMFRDNEHVEERMMDSMDLERERGITIAAKNASFEYKGVKVNIVDTPGHSDFGGEVERILDMVDGAILLVDSSEGPLPQTRFVLKKALEQNKKIILCINKIDRKDARADEVLNEAFDLFIELDATEEQADFKTVYAIAREGKASLQLEDVTEQTDLSVLFDLILSEVPPPKVEDGQPFRMLVTNIGYNSYVGRLAIGRIQSGTIETGARVNIHQADGKKAFKITALFTYNRNQQVETQKLTAGDIAIVAGFEDLQIGDTIAALEVETPLPRINVDEPTVGIFISVNNGPFAGKEGDHVTSRKIKERLERELLTNVSLRLEDTGSPETFKLIARGELQIAVLLEQMRREGYEVLVSQPQVIMRSENGVQLEPFDLAYIDAEDLYMGSVTQKLQQRKGILVEMNTKGTGRTTAVFRIPSRGLIGYRSEFLTDTRGTGLLNTQYDGYDEYRGEIQKRFNGRMVSDRQGKATGYALFNLEDRGSMFVTPGTDVYKGMIIGDYNKGSELSVNVCREKKLTNIRASGSDENIKLTRVKPLSIESALEWIDQDELIEITPKSLRLRLRSIQ; translated from the coding sequence ATGGAAATTAGAAATATTGCGATTATTGCCCACGTGGATCACGGGAAGACAACACTCGTGGATCATTTACTCAAACAAAGCGGAATGTTCAGAGACAACGAACACGTCGAAGAACGAATGATGGACTCTATGGATCTTGAAAGAGAACGTGGGATCACTATTGCTGCCAAAAATGCCTCCTTTGAATATAAAGGTGTGAAGGTGAACATTGTCGACACCCCAGGGCACAGTGACTTTGGTGGCGAAGTGGAGCGTATCTTGGATATGGTGGATGGTGCCATTCTGCTAGTCGACTCCAGTGAGGGCCCCCTGCCTCAAACTCGTTTCGTTTTAAAAAAAGCCTTAGAGCAAAATAAAAAGATCATTTTGTGCATCAATAAAATTGACCGTAAAGACGCTCGCGCTGACGAAGTGTTAAACGAAGCTTTTGACTTATTTATTGAGTTAGATGCCACAGAAGAGCAGGCCGATTTTAAAACCGTGTACGCCATTGCCAGAGAAGGCAAAGCCTCCCTGCAACTTGAAGATGTGACAGAGCAAACCGATCTTTCTGTCCTGTTTGACCTGATCTTATCTGAAGTCCCTCCTCCAAAAGTAGAAGACGGCCAGCCCTTTAGAATGCTAGTCACCAATATTGGTTATAACTCCTATGTGGGTCGTCTAGCCATTGGCCGAATCCAATCAGGCACTATTGAAACAGGTGCGCGCGTCAACATCCATCAAGCTGATGGCAAGAAGGCGTTTAAAATCACAGCCCTGTTCACTTACAACCGCAACCAACAGGTAGAAACCCAAAAGCTCACCGCAGGGGACATTGCCATTGTGGCGGGCTTTGAAGACTTACAAATTGGGGACACCATTGCCGCCCTTGAAGTGGAAACCCCACTTCCGCGCATCAATGTAGATGAGCCTACTGTAGGTATTTTTATTTCTGTGAACAATGGTCCTTTTGCGGGTAAAGAAGGTGATCATGTCACATCTCGAAAAATTAAAGAGCGTTTAGAAAGAGAGCTTCTTACAAACGTCTCTCTTCGTCTTGAAGACACGGGGTCACCAGAGACCTTTAAATTGATCGCACGTGGTGAACTGCAAATTGCGGTTTTGCTAGAACAGATGCGTCGTGAAGGCTATGAGGTGCTAGTCAGTCAACCACAAGTGATCATGAGATCCGAAAACGGAGTGCAGCTAGAACCTTTTGATCTGGCTTACATTGATGCCGAAGACCTCTATATGGGAAGTGTGACCCAAAAATTACAACAACGTAAAGGCATTCTAGTTGAGATGAACACCAAAGGCACAGGCAGAACCACCGCCGTATTTAGAATCCCCTCTCGTGGTTTGATTGGTTATCGTTCCGAATTTTTAACAGACACCAGAGGTACAGGACTTTTAAACACCCAGTATGATGGTTACGACGAATACCGCGGGGAAATTCAAAAACGCTTCAACGGCCGTATGGTTTCAGATCGTCAAGGCAAAGCCACAGGTTATGCTCTTTTTAACCTTGAAGACCGTGGGAGTATGTTTGTCACTCCAGGCACTGATGTTTATAAAGGCATGATCATTGGTGACTATAACAAAGGTTCTGAGCTGAGTGTGAATGTGTGTCGCGAAAAGAAACTCACAAACATTCGTGCTTCAGGTTCTGATGAAAACATCAAATTGACCCGCGTAAAGCCTCTCAGCATAGAAAGCGCTCTAGAGTGGATTGATCAAGACGAACTGATCGAGATCACACCCAAAAGCCTTCGTCTACGCTTAAGAAGCATTCAATAA
- a CDS encoding mechanosensitive ion channel: MQEWLENFRVYAQDHALGIVVALGVLMVGWVVLRLVTHWFKVHVLRFFRLNELFEHIIFKFDLERLIARVFFFVMLIVLFKIASQFAKLTEVDNFLDSVLTLIGNLGLIALKALIPLFAAVLCAWITKRGILFFGHKVGLDSRIGSRLDAGEALSFSFTKSLAEMGYGVVFLLFLPAILAGLGLRDLSDPMQKMVENTLAFLPQLFAAVVILAVGWFIAKIIRDVITGLLVSLGVDSVIQKMSVDQATGGVQFSRLGGTLAYGLILILVFIQALKKLSLDALTDPMVKILDTFFQAVPNILFALGLVLVTYFIAKMVAQLVAQVLEGMGFNNILEKLGLTHRQFGTQAGGVISPSQIVGHIAFYALMFFATIEALDKVGLVFVAEIVKEVTVFAGRVLLGLVVFGLGLFVANIVTKTIRNSNVTNAHILAHLARVGILILVGAMALTRMGLADEIVNIAFGLILGALALGTGLAFGLGGREHASEVIKEIRSKFK; encoded by the coding sequence ATGCAAGAGTGGTTGGAGAACTTTCGCGTCTATGCACAAGATCACGCATTAGGCATTGTAGTGGCACTCGGTGTGCTGATGGTGGGTTGGGTTGTTTTAAGACTCGTTACTCATTGGTTTAAGGTGCATGTCTTAAGATTCTTTCGTCTGAATGAACTCTTCGAGCATATTATTTTCAAATTCGACCTTGAAAGGCTGATTGCTCGAGTCTTCTTTTTTGTCATGCTCATCGTGCTGTTTAAAATCGCCTCTCAATTTGCAAAGCTTACAGAAGTTGATAACTTTTTAGATAGTGTGCTGACCCTAATAGGCAATTTAGGTCTTATTGCTCTTAAGGCTCTGATCCCTTTGTTTGCTGCTGTGTTGTGTGCTTGGATCACCAAAAGAGGCATTTTATTTTTTGGCCACAAAGTAGGCTTAGACAGTCGCATCGGTTCACGCTTAGATGCGGGGGAAGCGCTTTCGTTTAGTTTCACAAAATCTTTGGCTGAGATGGGTTATGGAGTAGTGTTCTTGTTATTCTTGCCCGCCATTCTTGCAGGTTTAGGTTTACGGGATTTAAGCGATCCGATGCAGAAGATGGTGGAGAACACTCTAGCCTTCTTACCACAGCTTTTTGCAGCCGTGGTGATTTTAGCTGTGGGTTGGTTTATTGCTAAGATCATCAGAGATGTGATTACGGGACTCTTAGTTTCATTAGGTGTAGACTCTGTCATCCAAAAGATGAGTGTGGATCAGGCTACTGGGGGAGTGCAGTTTTCAAGACTGGGTGGAACTTTAGCTTACGGTTTAATTTTAATTTTGGTTTTTATTCAAGCCCTAAAAAAATTAAGTCTGGATGCTTTAACAGATCCTATGGTGAAGATTCTAGACACCTTTTTCCAAGCGGTTCCGAATATCTTGTTTGCTTTAGGTTTAGTTCTTGTGACCTATTTTATCGCTAAGATGGTAGCTCAACTGGTGGCTCAAGTCTTAGAGGGAATGGGATTTAATAATATCTTAGAAAAATTAGGTCTGACCCATCGTCAATTTGGCACTCAAGCAGGTGGAGTGATCTCGCCGTCACAGATTGTAGGTCATATTGCTTTTTATGCTCTGATGTTCTTTGCTACGATCGAAGCTTTAGATAAAGTGGGACTGGTCTTTGTGGCTGAGATTGTGAAAGAGGTCACTGTCTTTGCTGGACGCGTGTTATTGGGCTTAGTCGTCTTTGGTTTAGGACTTTTTGTCGCGAATATTGTGACCAAAACAATTCGAAATTCAAATGTGACCAATGCTCATATTTTGGCTCATCTTGCTCGTGTCGGGATTTTGATTTTAGTAGGTGCTATGGCGCTGACTCGCATGGGTCTTGCCGATGAGATCGTCAATATTGCTTTCGGGTTGATTTTGGGTGCCCTGGCTTTAGGAACGGGATTGGCATTTGGATTAGGGGGGCGTGAACATGCCTCTGAGGTCATCAAAGAAATACGTTCTAAGTTTAAATAA
- the trpS gene encoding tryptophan--tRNA ligase produces the protein MKQQRVLSGIKATGVHLGNWMGAIQPALDLACEPNFESYFFIANYHALNAVQDAHKLKTITYEVAATWLALGLDPKKTVLYRQSDIPEIFELSVVLSAITPKGLMNRAHAYKAKVQENESKNIEDVDDGVNMGLYTYPILMTADILALNAHRIPVGPDQVQHLEIARDIAQKFNHIYGKQKQGDFLFNLPEFHLNTRTQKNLLPGLDGRKMSASYNNHIPVFLPEKQLRKMIMKIVSDSTPPEAPKSIENNVLFDFYKFFATDEQIKEMTQRYAQGIAWGTVKQEIFEILNARLQEPRKVYDHYMSHLDELESVLQDGAQRAREQAREVLKGVRQAIGV, from the coding sequence ATGAAACAGCAACGCGTGTTATCGGGCATCAAGGCCACAGGGGTTCATTTAGGGAATTGGATGGGAGCCATTCAGCCTGCTTTAGACTTGGCTTGTGAGCCTAACTTTGAGAGCTACTTTTTTATTGCCAATTACCATGCACTGAATGCCGTTCAAGATGCCCATAAACTTAAAACGATCACCTATGAGGTCGCGGCCACATGGCTGGCTTTGGGTTTAGACCCTAAAAAGACGGTATTGTATAGACAGTCCGATATTCCAGAGATTTTTGAGCTGTCAGTGGTTTTAAGTGCGATCACTCCCAAAGGCTTAATGAACAGAGCCCATGCTTACAAAGCTAAGGTGCAGGAAAATGAATCTAAAAATATAGAAGATGTAGATGATGGTGTGAATATGGGGCTTTACACCTACCCCATACTTATGACCGCTGACATTTTGGCTTTGAATGCTCATCGTATTCCTGTGGGTCCTGATCAAGTTCAACATCTTGAAATCGCTAGAGACATTGCACAGAAGTTTAACCATATTTATGGCAAACAAAAGCAAGGTGATTTTTTATTTAATCTTCCCGAATTTCATTTGAACACACGCACACAAAAAAATCTTTTACCTGGATTGGATGGAAGAAAAATGAGTGCGAGTTACAACAATCATATTCCCGTATTTTTGCCAGAAAAACAGCTGCGCAAAATGATCATGAAGATTGTCTCAGACTCAACCCCTCCCGAAGCTCCTAAGAGCATTGAGAACAATGTCTTGTTTGATTTCTATAAGTTCTTTGCAACAGATGAACAGATTAAAGAGATGACACAAAGGTATGCTCAGGGCATTGCGTGGGGAACGGTCAAACAAGAGATCTTTGAAATTTTAAACGCCAGACTGCAAGAGCCCCGCAAAGTGTATGATCATTATATGAGTCACTTAGACGAATTAGAAAGTGTCTTACAAGATGGAGCACAAAGAGCCCGCGAGCAGGCTCGTGAAGTGTTAAAGGGTGTACGTCAAGCTATCGGAGTATAA
- a CDS encoding trypsin-like peptidase domain-containing protein gives MKVLNVSIFITAFLLAHTASALIFDNGSRRANVNEAPEPIRWASRAVVSVFSPSGFVQQPNGDYLVKKFQMNAVPNSPKTDALRMVCETELYSRDYRAESLKGSGILITPDHVLVPAHLYKRSTDCKERKLVINYTGHTDIIPHEDVYSCVKREYIRYDVNPEFRPQGQEYGASKMDGHMDYAIIKLDRPVKGIEPARVNDNAEILKLNDRLYFVSSMRGLPQTVESAEIKFMAPAVISTNASTAQGSSGGIYFNEEGLFIGMHISSNPASNAKDDESNCLRWVQESTETFAWDTLVYIKERGVERPFGALMLPTTAFHKKLFTIQKTYLDELAQKNQEDSIKQRLEQAQSATTPQTATVNASAPAPQSSKAQEEDVSQPIAPIVPSPAKTESDVETLTAAEAHTPSQTTVLPVEGTLSQRGARSNKEAAETTTITKPKEAPPATKDSAAESKTSP, from the coding sequence ATGAAGGTGCTTAATGTTTCTATTTTTATAACGGCGTTTTTACTTGCACACACTGCTAGTGCATTAATTTTTGATAATGGTTCTAGGCGTGCAAATGTAAACGAAGCCCCTGAGCCTATCAGGTGGGCTTCACGTGCTGTAGTAAGTGTGTTTTCTCCATCAGGGTTTGTTCAACAACCTAATGGGGACTACCTAGTTAAAAAATTCCAAATGAACGCCGTCCCTAACTCCCCCAAAACTGACGCTCTTCGCATGGTGTGTGAGACCGAACTCTACTCTAGGGACTATCGCGCAGAATCTTTAAAAGGGTCAGGTATTCTGATCACACCTGATCATGTTTTGGTCCCTGCTCATTTATATAAACGCTCGACAGACTGTAAAGAAAGAAAATTGGTGATCAACTATACAGGCCATACTGACATCATACCTCACGAAGATGTTTACAGTTGTGTGAAACGAGAATACATCCGTTATGACGTCAATCCTGAGTTTCGCCCACAGGGCCAAGAGTACGGGGCTTCAAAAATGGATGGTCACATGGATTATGCCATTATTAAATTGGATCGTCCTGTTAAAGGAATAGAACCTGCAAGAGTAAACGACAATGCAGAAATTTTAAAACTCAATGATCGTTTGTACTTTGTCAGCTCTATGCGAGGTTTACCTCAGACAGTTGAAAGTGCTGAGATTAAATTTATGGCCCCAGCAGTGATTAGCACCAATGCTTCAACAGCACAAGGATCTTCTGGAGGCATTTACTTTAACGAAGAAGGGCTTTTTATTGGGATGCACATCTCAAGTAACCCCGCAAGTAATGCCAAAGATGATGAATCCAATTGTTTACGTTGGGTGCAAGAGAGCACGGAAACATTTGCTTGGGACACGTTGGTCTATATCAAAGAACGCGGCGTAGAACGTCCCTTTGGTGCTTTAATGTTACCCACTACGGCCTTTCATAAAAAACTATTTACAATTCAAAAAACCTATCTAGATGAATTAGCACAAAAAAATCAAGAAGACTCCATCAAACAGCGCCTTGAGCAAGCCCAATCTGCTACGACACCACAAACTGCCACTGTGAATGCGAGTGCACCAGCACCTCAGTCCTCCAAAGCACAAGAAGAAGATGTATCACAACCTATTGCTCCGATTGTGCCTTCACCTGCAAAAACAGAATCTGACGTAGAAACTCTTACTGCGGCGGAAGCCCATACACCCTCACAAACCACGGTCCTTCCTGTCGAAGGCACTCTTTCCCAAAGAGGAGCTCGCTCTAATAAAGAAGCCGCTGAAACTACGACCATAACAAAGCCAAAAGAGGCACCTCCTGCCACAAAAGACTCTGCGGCAGAATCTAAAACCTCGCCTTAG
- a CDS encoding alpha/beta hydrolase, translated as MKQALGFLALCVFYTLFANAQDGVGASKPSAKTAYVDGFTLCSAALTRQTGGWVQTGTFKEEAVFVYTHFINSFQAERPTILYFTGGPGGHSHNLDLQGRIATQLGYNLLAFDHRGVGCSKPRTEAIYLDSDFYSSVNVVTDAKAIIDHFNLKKVSVWGASYGTVPATIFASYYPQSVQAVLLEGVFYQFVTTDHMKKLVDQFWASLSEDAKKKIESYHAYPETKNIPNPVFQVLRDISLNHGQYAQKKFAAHLNSMGSELIVNRDVLLNWVKQNFPKKISMSTVFPQGVAPTDVDVHVYNTLLAKELGRCTRDFNAVFYKVMNGMIVELKQIEDEDATMACDELAARNYISTFNLQEIEKEYIDTENFLIHYEEDISLLYFKNKYYSFGDVPSLYKPEQFSIKAPVYYFNGTYDLATPLDLAQKHYRDVNTIPEQSYFLAFDSLGHHPILESYDMGSQQEIQCMDILIKSALMGLNIKNKMCTAQSLSSFKINVEQ; from the coding sequence ATGAAGCAAGCCTTAGGTTTTTTAGCTCTATGTGTGTTTTACACCCTGTTTGCGAATGCACAGGATGGGGTAGGAGCGTCTAAGCCTTCTGCTAAGACCGCCTATGTGGATGGATTCACGTTATGTTCTGCGGCTCTGACTCGTCAAACAGGTGGGTGGGTTCAAACAGGAACCTTCAAAGAGGAAGCTGTTTTTGTTTACACTCATTTTATCAATTCCTTTCAAGCAGAGCGTCCTACAATTTTATATTTTACAGGTGGCCCAGGTGGGCACTCTCATAATCTAGATCTACAAGGGCGAATTGCTACGCAATTGGGATATAATCTCTTGGCCTTTGATCATCGTGGAGTGGGGTGTTCAAAGCCTAGAACTGAAGCCATATATTTGGATTCAGATTTTTACAGTTCTGTGAATGTGGTGACAGATGCTAAGGCGATCATTGATCATTTTAATCTTAAAAAGGTGAGTGTATGGGGAGCCTCTTACGGGACAGTACCTGCTACTATCTTTGCCAGCTATTATCCACAGTCTGTGCAAGCGGTTCTATTAGAAGGTGTGTTTTATCAGTTTGTGACAACAGACCACATGAAGAAGCTTGTAGATCAGTTTTGGGCGTCGTTATCTGAAGATGCAAAAAAGAAGATCGAATCCTATCATGCTTACCCTGAAACAAAAAATATACCTAATCCTGTTTTTCAGGTTTTAAGAGACATCAGCTTAAATCATGGTCAATATGCTCAGAAAAAATTTGCCGCACATTTAAATTCTATGGGTTCAGAGTTGATCGTCAATCGTGATGTGCTCTTAAACTGGGTGAAGCAAAATTTTCCTAAAAAGATATCCATGTCTACGGTCTTTCCGCAAGGGGTGGCCCCCACGGATGTGGATGTCCATGTTTACAATACACTTCTGGCAAAAGAACTGGGACGTTGTACAAGAGATTTTAATGCCGTCTTTTATAAAGTTATGAACGGTATGATTGTGGAATTAAAACAAATCGAAGATGAAGATGCTACAATGGCCTGTGATGAATTAGCTGCCAGAAATTACATTTCCACATTTAATCTACAAGAAATTGAGAAAGAATATATAGATACAGAGAACTTTTTAATTCATTATGAAGAGGATATCAGCCTTTTGTACTTTAAGAACAAATATTATAGTTTTGGTGATGTGCCGTCATTATATAAACCAGAACAGTTTTCTATTAAGGCTCCTGTGTACTACTTTAATGGGACATACGATCTGGCAACTCCATTAGATTTAGCGCAAAAGCATTATCGTGACGTCAACACCATTCCAGAGCAGAGTTATTTTCTAGCCTTTGATAGTTTGGGCCATCATCCCATTTTAGAGTCTTACGATATGGGTTCACAACAAGAAATACAATGTATGGATATACTTATTAAGAGCGCTTTGATGGGTTTAAATATAAAAAATAAAATGTGTACTGCTCAGAGTTTAAGTTCGTTTAAAATCAATGTTGAGCAGTAG
- a CDS encoding M12 family metallopeptidase, with protein sequence MSRLKSGAILFLLLVLGYLLLTYKCVAPPPENEERIRPQSTNLKLPEESKSTTQIQTAVSVNFDRSKPSTAPQTQLSLPTEKKNPEPKSLLEVDSRQIRFTVHGKYALAGEDILLGELSPKDQEKWSGAAVYGRLPWSRGVELWPRGIVPFAISTQIPEQQVKQIRDAMEVFHQKTSIRFVDYNGEKDALHFISDPERCASYVGRVGGHQPVLVGPECGMKEMIHEMMHVLGFIHEHQRESRDRFVRVHLDQIEPDKLINFDILPQDYQAIYKRLSVEFDHQSLMLYPTHFFAKDRERGVTLSSRDPQTPLAPSATLSAGDILKLQEVYERNF encoded by the coding sequence ATGTCTAGGTTGAAATCAGGTGCGATCTTATTTTTACTTCTGGTTCTGGGTTATCTACTTTTAACCTATAAGTGTGTGGCGCCTCCTCCTGAAAATGAGGAGAGAATCAGGCCTCAGTCTACAAATCTTAAATTGCCAGAAGAATCAAAATCAACAACGCAAATTCAAACAGCTGTGAGTGTGAATTTTGATAGATCAAAACCTTCTACGGCGCCTCAAACTCAATTAAGTCTCCCCACAGAAAAAAAGAATCCAGAGCCTAAATCTTTGCTTGAAGTAGACTCTCGTCAAATTCGATTTACAGTGCATGGCAAGTACGCCCTTGCTGGAGAGGACATTCTTTTGGGGGAGCTAAGCCCCAAAGACCAAGAAAAGTGGAGTGGAGCCGCCGTCTATGGACGCCTGCCCTGGTCTAGAGGGGTGGAGTTGTGGCCAAGAGGAATAGTTCCCTTTGCCATCAGTACCCAGATTCCAGAACAGCAAGTGAAGCAGATTCGAGACGCCATGGAGGTCTTTCATCAAAAGACCAGCATTCGTTTTGTAGACTACAATGGCGAAAAAGATGCCCTGCATTTTATTTCTGACCCCGAAAGGTGTGCCAGCTATGTGGGAAGAGTCGGTGGGCATCAGCCTGTACTGGTGGGGCCAGAGTGTGGCATGAAAGAGATGATTCACGAGATGATGCACGTTCTGGGTTTCATTCACGAGCATCAAAGAGAAAGCAGAGACCGTTTTGTGCGTGTTCACCTGGATCAAATTGAGCCCGATAAACTCATCAATTTCGATATCTTACCCCAAGACTATCAAGCAATTTATAAAAGACTTAGTGTCGAATTTGACCATCAGTCTCTGATGCTCTATCCCACTCATTTTTTTGCCAAAGACCGTGAAAGGGGAGTGACCTTATCTAGTCGTGATCCACAAACTCCACTTGCTCCCAGTGCCACATTGAGCGCAGGAGACATTTTGAAACTGCAAGAAGTTTACGAGAGAAACTTCTAA
- the hisS gene encoding histidine--tRNA ligase translates to MSRLQAPKGCPDIFPDEIYHRQQVLAVVRKCVQQYGFLEHETPIFEHAEVFLKSLGDDTDVVTKEMYTFTDKGGDLMVLRPEATASIARLFVSHKLFRELPYKVFYQGPMFRHERPQKGRLRQFTQLGVECLGQRDPIVDAEIIALGWRIVKDLNLHTHAQILLNSLGQAPERKKFKDDLVKFLTSKKTQLSEDSQNRLSTNPLRILDSKDENDQKLLIGGPELKQYLSSESLAYIAEVETHLKALEIPYTYESKLVRGLDYYNDTVFEIQHSELGAQGTLLAGGRYDHLISSMGGPDCPSFGWAAGLERLLLLTQFQRPQVTSLGIVDMNHEYRTYLLQVAEVLRHQGHSVNYSLTGNFSKQMKKCEKNGSTHVVIFGPDEVTHKQVQLKHLASGQQKALSWDELLKITTYL, encoded by the coding sequence ATGAGTCGTCTTCAAGCCCCCAAAGGCTGCCCTGATATTTTCCCTGATGAGATTTACCACAGACAACAGGTTTTAGCTGTGGTCAGAAAATGCGTGCAACAGTATGGGTTTTTAGAGCACGAAACTCCTATTTTTGAACACGCCGAAGTCTTTTTAAAAAGCTTAGGCGATGACACCGATGTGGTCACCAAAGAGATGTACACCTTTACTGATAAAGGTGGGGACCTTATGGTTCTTCGCCCTGAAGCCACAGCCAGTATCGCTAGGCTTTTTGTCAGTCACAAACTTTTTCGCGAACTCCCTTATAAAGTGTTTTATCAAGGCCCTATGTTCCGACACGAGCGCCCTCAAAAAGGACGCCTGCGGCAGTTCACCCAGCTAGGTGTAGAATGTCTTGGACAAAGGGACCCCATTGTAGACGCAGAGATCATTGCTCTGGGTTGGCGCATAGTAAAAGACTTAAACCTACACACACACGCCCAGATTTTACTGAATTCATTGGGCCAAGCCCCTGAAAGAAAAAAATTTAAAGACGACCTTGTGAAGTTTTTGACCAGCAAAAAAACTCAGCTCTCTGAAGACAGTCAAAATAGACTCAGCACGAATCCTCTACGCATTTTAGACAGCAAGGATGAAAACGATCAGAAACTCTTAATCGGCGGACCAGAGCTTAAACAGTATTTAAGTTCTGAAAGTTTAGCCTATATTGCTGAGGTCGAGACTCATTTAAAAGCTCTTGAAATTCCTTACACCTACGAATCCAAGTTGGTGCGCGGACTGGACTACTACAACGACACCGTCTTTGAAATTCAACATTCAGAACTTGGCGCCCAAGGAACACTGCTTGCAGGAGGCAGATACGATCATCTGATCTCAAGCATGGGAGGACCTGACTGTCCCAGTTTTGGTTGGGCCGCAGGTCTTGAACGCCTGTTACTGCTGACTCAATTTCAACGCCCTCAAGTCACAAGTCTTGGCATTGTAGATATGAATCACGAGTACCGTACCTATCTGTTGCAAGTGGCAGAAGTCTTGCGCCATCAAGGTCATAGTGTGAATTATTCGCTGACAGGGAACTTTTCCAAACAGATGAAAAAGTGCGAAAAAAATGGCAGCACTCATGTGGTGATCTTTGGTCCAGATGAAGTCACGCACAAACAGGTGCAGCTTAAACATCTAGCTTCTGGCCAGCAGAAGGCTCTAAGTTGGGATGAGCTTTTAAAGATAACCACTTATCTTTAG
- a CDS encoding peroxiredoxin, with protein sequence MATQKKKAAKKNKKTSKKAQKKASRKTTKKAPKKIAKTASKKAKKTKASQTVSKKASAKSKASKKKTNKAAKAKKTSSKKAVKTVSGSKKKITSAKKTKSAGAKSAPKTKTKSVTQKSKTTTPASVVSKTSLKVGDRVPHFVAQATKGTVSLDGLKGKKVVIYFYPKDHTPGCTIEGHDFSKALPEFTSHNTLVYGVSRDSLSSHASFIDKQCYTIDLISDPEEKLCQIFGVMAEKSLYGRQYIGVDRSTFLIDESGVVTHVWRNVKVDGHVDEVLKAAKGES encoded by the coding sequence ATGGCAACTCAGAAAAAGAAAGCAGCTAAGAAAAACAAAAAAACCAGCAAAAAAGCACAGAAAAAAGCGAGCCGAAAGACAACTAAAAAGGCCCCTAAGAAAATCGCCAAAACAGCGAGCAAGAAAGCAAAAAAGACAAAGGCAAGTCAAACAGTCAGCAAGAAGGCCAGCGCAAAGTCCAAAGCCAGTAAGAAAAAAACGAATAAAGCTGCAAAGGCAAAAAAGACTTCATCTAAAAAAGCAGTAAAAACTGTGTCTGGGAGCAAAAAGAAAATAACATCTGCAAAAAAAACAAAATCGGCAGGAGCTAAATCTGCACCTAAGACTAAAACCAAGTCTGTGACTCAAAAATCTAAAACCACCACACCTGCTTCTGTGGTGTCGAAAACTTCTTTAAAGGTGGGGGACAGAGTTCCTCATTTTGTCGCTCAAGCCACAAAGGGGACTGTGAGTCTGGACGGTCTTAAAGGTAAAAAAGTAGTGATTTATTTTTACCCCAAGGATCACACACCAGGGTGCACCATTGAAGGGCATGACTTCTCCAAAGCCCTTCCTGAATTTACGTCTCACAACACACTTGTGTATGGAGTTTCAAGAGACTCTTTATCTTCCCATGCAAGCTTTATTGATAAACAGTGTTACACCATTGATCTGATCAGTGATCCCGAAGAAAAGTTGTGCCAGATTTTTGGAGTGATGGCCGAAAAAAGTCTTTATGGTCGTCAGTATATAGGTGTAGATCGCAGTACATTTTTGATTGATGAATCAGGTGTGGTGACCCACGTCTGGCGTAACGTCAAAGTTGATGGGCATGTGGACGAGGTATTAAAAGCCGCAAAGGGTGAGTCGTGA